In Thermococcus celericrescens, the following are encoded in one genomic region:
- the tdt gene encoding TDT family transporter, translating into MGIKDFAPSWFASVMGTGALALVSKAYSSKLPIIKSFAGFLVYLNTVLFFVLLIPWVLRWIKYRENALADLHHPVLGNFYGTIAIAMLVLSADYLTILGNTSVAWTFWLAGTPLTIFFALLIPYLVFTSEGVDTKAITPAWFIPPVGLIVIPISGAKLMALSSGTVKELMTFINYFAWGAGFFLYLALLAIVFYRFIKHEPMPCGIAPSIWINLGPIGAGTSTLYALIKASDFINLEEPFLVFGLIFWGFGVWWFAMAVILTLHYVRKLNLPYSLAWWAFIFPFGAYVSATYNVGTTFGIGAIINFGFAMYWLLLAMWLVTGALTLKNFVFRRRARRAAS; encoded by the coding sequence ATGGGAATCAAAGACTTCGCGCCGAGCTGGTTCGCGAGCGTCATGGGCACAGGAGCTTTGGCGCTTGTGAGCAAAGCTTACTCCTCGAAGCTCCCAATCATCAAAAGTTTCGCCGGGTTCCTCGTTTATCTTAACACCGTCCTCTTCTTCGTTCTGCTGATTCCGTGGGTTCTCAGATGGATCAAATACAGGGAGAACGCTCTGGCGGATCTGCACCATCCAGTCCTCGGCAATTTCTACGGGACGATAGCCATTGCAATGCTCGTGCTCTCCGCGGACTACCTCACAATCCTCGGGAATACAAGTGTGGCATGGACCTTCTGGCTCGCCGGGACACCGCTGACGATATTCTTCGCCCTGCTGATTCCATACCTTGTCTTCACGAGTGAAGGCGTGGATACCAAGGCCATAACGCCCGCCTGGTTCATCCCGCCTGTTGGGTTGATAGTAATTCCCATCAGCGGGGCCAAGCTCATGGCTCTCTCCTCGGGAACCGTGAAGGAACTTATGACCTTCATCAACTACTTCGCCTGGGGCGCGGGCTTTTTCCTCTACTTAGCCCTCCTCGCGATAGTGTTCTACCGCTTCATAAAGCACGAGCCGATGCCCTGCGGAATCGCTCCGTCAATTTGGATTAACCTTGGACCAATAGGAGCGGGCACGAGCACCCTCTACGCCCTCATCAAGGCCAGCGACTTCATAAATCTCGAGGAACCTTTCTTAGTCTTTGGTCTAATATTTTGGGGCTTTGGCGTCTGGTGGTTTGCCATGGCAGTAATCTTAACGCTCCACTATGTCAGAAAGCTCAACCTGCCCTACAGCCTTGCTTGGTGGGCCTTCATCTTCCCCTTTGGAGCCTACGTGAGTGCCACATACAACGTTGGAACGACGTTCGGAATAGGTGCAATCATTAACTTTGGCTTCGCCATGTACTGGCTGCTCCTGGCGATGTGGCTGGTAACAGGGGCTTTGACGCTGAAGAACTTCGTCTTCAGAAGGAGAGCGCGACGAGCAGCGTCTTAA
- a CDS encoding tetratricopeptide repeat protein, whose amino-acid sequence MEEILKAIEEKDCKKVADLLYHRVDELGDEELKEVLEKAEKLALECRDFELYKLTVYYFSELLGIDKLSEFEKLVEEEDTFEIKFELADLYYLIGELEKSFDLHRSLLEEETARGNKENVAKVYYSMALIHEELQEYEKAIELMEKAKDIYKELGKEEEILRIDIHRAYVVFEAGETYEAKAMLAGLLPLAEDKKDLLVEIHLSFEEIFEEDENYEAALQECLYALVNARGSDYEDVAFGSLMDILWQLMLEDDFETVYLHMDMFARALPELSDFFEAVKAIALYKDGKIEGEEASKALEKVKDPRLLDLLEFLGEAEL is encoded by the coding sequence ATGGAGGAGATTCTGAAGGCAATCGAGGAAAAGGACTGCAAAAAGGTCGCAGACCTTCTGTACCACAGGGTTGACGAGCTGGGCGACGAGGAGCTTAAAGAGGTTCTCGAGAAGGCCGAAAAGCTCGCCCTGGAGTGTAGAGACTTTGAACTTTACAAGCTCACCGTTTACTACTTCAGCGAGCTTCTGGGGATTGACAAGCTGAGCGAGTTTGAGAAGCTGGTCGAAGAGGAAGACACCTTTGAGATTAAGTTCGAGCTGGCGGATCTGTACTACCTCATTGGGGAGCTTGAGAAGAGCTTCGACCTCCACCGCTCCCTCCTGGAAGAGGAAACCGCAAGGGGCAACAAAGAGAACGTGGCAAAGGTGTATTACAGTATGGCCCTCATCCACGAGGAGCTTCAGGAGTACGAGAAGGCAATCGAGCTAATGGAAAAAGCAAAGGACATCTACAAAGAACTCGGAAAAGAGGAGGAGATTCTCAGAATAGACATACACAGGGCCTACGTGGTATTCGAGGCGGGTGAGACCTACGAGGCAAAGGCCATGCTTGCAGGACTGCTCCCGCTGGCGGAGGACAAAAAAGACCTTCTCGTGGAGATACACCTGAGCTTCGAGGAAATATTCGAGGAGGACGAGAACTACGAGGCCGCTTTGCAGGAGTGTCTCTACGCCCTCGTCAACGCCAGAGGCTCGGACTATGAGGACGTGGCCTTCGGCTCACTGATGGATATCCTCTGGCAGCTGATGCTCGAAGACGATTTCGAGACGGTTTACCTTCACATGGACATGTTCGCCAGGGCGCTCCCGGAGCTGAGCGACTTCTTTGAGGCGGTGAAGGCCATAGCACTTTACAAGGACGGCAAAATAGAGGGAGAAGAGGCGAGCAAAGCCCTGGAAAAGGTCAAGGACCCGCGCCTGCTCGACCTTCTGGAGTTCCTCGGCGAGGCGGAGCTCTGA
- the hypE gene encoding hydrogenase expression/formation protein HypE has translation MKIKLEHGAGGEIMEELLRDVVLKSLSLKSAGGIGLDALDDGAAIPFGDKHLVFTIDGHTVKPLFFPGGDIGRLAISGTVNDLAVMGAKPLALANSMIIGEGFDGEDLKRILRSMDETAREVPVPIVTGDTKVVEDGIGIFVITAGIGIAERPVSDAGAEVGDVVLVSGTVGDHGIALMSHREGIAFETELESDVAPIWEVVEAVAGAIGWENIHAMKDPTRGGLSNALNEMARKANVGILIRETDVPVRPEVRAASDMLGINPFDVANEGKVVMIVPREHAEEALEAMRSTERGKNAAIIGDVIEDYRGKVLVETGIGGKRFLEPPAGDPVPRVC, from the coding sequence ATGAAGATAAAGCTCGAACACGGTGCAGGCGGAGAGATAATGGAGGAGCTCCTAAGGGACGTCGTACTAAAGAGCCTGAGCCTGAAATCGGCCGGGGGGATAGGCTTAGACGCCCTCGACGATGGGGCAGCGATACCTTTCGGCGATAAACACCTGGTGTTTACAATAGACGGCCACACGGTCAAGCCACTCTTCTTCCCCGGCGGAGACATAGGTCGCTTGGCCATCAGCGGAACGGTGAACGACCTGGCCGTTATGGGGGCCAAGCCCCTTGCCCTGGCCAACTCCATGATAATCGGTGAGGGCTTCGACGGTGAAGATCTGAAGAGAATACTCCGCTCAATGGACGAAACGGCCAGAGAGGTGCCGGTTCCCATCGTCACCGGCGACACCAAAGTTGTTGAGGACGGGATAGGCATCTTCGTTATAACCGCCGGAATCGGAATCGCGGAGAGGCCGGTAAGCGACGCCGGAGCGGAAGTTGGCGACGTCGTCCTCGTCAGCGGAACGGTTGGAGATCACGGAATAGCGCTGATGAGCCACAGGGAGGGCATAGCCTTCGAGACAGAGCTTGAGAGCGACGTTGCCCCGATATGGGAGGTTGTGGAGGCCGTGGCAGGAGCAATCGGCTGGGAGAACATACACGCCATGAAGGACCCCACGAGGGGCGGTCTGAGCAACGCCCTCAACGAGATGGCGAGGAAGGCCAACGTCGGGATACTCATAAGGGAAACCGACGTACCCGTGAGGCCGGAAGTCAGGGCCGCCAGCGATATGCTGGGCATAAACCCCTTCGATGTTGCCAACGAGGGCAAAGTGGTCATGATCGTCCCAAGGGAGCACGCGGAAGAGGCGCTGGAGGCGATGAGGAGCACGGAGCGGGGGAAGAACGCGGCGATAATCGGCGATGTCATAGAGGACTACAGGGGCAAGGTTCTCGTGGAGACAGGCATAGGCGGAAAGCGCTTCCTTGAACCCCCCGCAGGAGACCCGGTTCCGAGGGTCTGCTGA
- the hypF gene encoding carbamoyltransferase HypF, with amino-acid sequence MKAYRLHVQGIVQAVGFRPFVYRIAHENNLRGYVKNLGDAGVEIVVEGREEDIAAFLRDLREKLPPLARIEMIKKKELSPQGFDRFYIEKSSQGGEGGDSIIPPDIAICDDCLRELFDPTDKRYMYPFIVCTNCGPRFTIIEDLPYDRINTTMREFPMCDYCESEYKDPLNRRYHAEPVCCPVCGPSYRLYTNDGEEIIGDPLKRAAELIDKGYIVAIKGIGGIHLACDATNEEAVAELRRRTHRPQKPFAIMAKDVETVEEFAFLSPEELEELTSYRRPIITLRKKEPFPLPENLAPGLHTIGVMLPYAGTHYILFHWSRSKVYVMTSANYPGMPMVKDNDRAFEELRDVADYFLLHNRKILNRTDDSVIRFVNGRRAVIRRSRGFVPLPIEIPFNYRGLAVGAELLNAFGVAKNGKVYPSQYIGNTSKVEVLEFMGEAIEHFKRILRVNEFDLIVADLHPSYNTTKLAMEMANELNVEFLQVQHHYAHIASVMAERKLDEIIGIAVDGVGYGTDGHTWGGEVVYLSYEDVERLAHIDYYPLPGGDLASYYPLRALMGILSKVYGVEELEGIIERCCPKAIESLRYGKVEFNVVLTQLAKEVNTSYASSTGRVLDALSVLLNVAYRRHYEGEPAMKLESFAMRGKNDLKFEVPVDGELIRVEELFARALDVMDTASPADIAYSAHLALGRVFAETAIERAREFGVKNVGISGGVAFNELIVKTARKIVEAAGLKFHTTHEVPRGDNGINVGQAFLGGLYLEGYITKEDLML; translated from the coding sequence ATGAAGGCCTACCGACTTCACGTTCAAGGCATCGTTCAGGCCGTCGGATTTCGGCCCTTCGTCTACAGAATCGCCCACGAAAACAACCTGCGGGGCTACGTCAAGAACCTCGGCGATGCTGGGGTTGAGATAGTCGTCGAGGGCAGGGAGGAGGATATAGCGGCTTTTCTGCGAGACCTCAGGGAGAAGCTTCCCCCACTCGCGCGGATAGAGATGATAAAGAAGAAAGAGCTCTCTCCCCAGGGCTTTGACCGCTTTTACATCGAGAAGAGCTCCCAGGGCGGGGAAGGCGGGGATTCGATAATCCCGCCCGACATAGCTATATGCGACGACTGTCTGAGGGAGCTTTTTGACCCGACGGACAAGCGCTACATGTACCCATTCATCGTCTGCACCAACTGCGGGCCCAGGTTTACAATCATCGAAGACCTCCCCTACGATAGAATCAACACCACGATGAGAGAGTTCCCAATGTGCGACTACTGCGAGAGCGAGTACAAAGACCCGCTCAACAGGCGCTACCATGCGGAACCGGTCTGCTGTCCGGTCTGCGGGCCGAGCTACCGGCTCTACACGAACGATGGAGAGGAAATCATCGGCGACCCGCTGAAGAGGGCAGCCGAGCTCATAGACAAGGGATACATCGTCGCCATCAAGGGAATAGGTGGAATACACCTCGCCTGCGACGCAACCAACGAGGAGGCAGTCGCGGAGCTGAGGCGGAGAACCCACAGGCCGCAGAAGCCATTCGCGATAATGGCGAAGGACGTCGAGACCGTCGAGGAGTTCGCCTTCCTCTCGCCGGAGGAACTCGAGGAGCTGACTTCCTACAGGAGGCCGATAATAACCCTCCGCAAGAAGGAACCCTTCCCCCTCCCAGAGAACCTCGCGCCGGGACTCCACACCATAGGCGTCATGCTGCCCTACGCGGGAACGCATTACATACTCTTCCACTGGAGCAGGAGTAAGGTTTACGTCATGACCTCTGCGAACTACCCGGGAATGCCGATGGTCAAGGACAACGATCGGGCCTTCGAGGAGCTGAGGGATGTCGCTGACTACTTCCTCCTCCACAACAGGAAGATACTCAACAGGACCGACGACAGCGTCATCAGGTTCGTCAACGGGAGGAGGGCAGTGATAAGGCGCTCCCGCGGCTTCGTGCCGCTGCCCATAGAGATACCCTTCAACTACCGCGGCTTGGCCGTCGGGGCGGAGCTTCTCAACGCCTTTGGCGTCGCCAAAAACGGGAAAGTTTACCCCAGCCAGTACATCGGGAACACCTCGAAGGTCGAAGTCCTCGAGTTCATGGGGGAGGCTATAGAGCACTTCAAGAGAATCCTCCGCGTGAACGAGTTCGACCTCATCGTTGCAGACCTACACCCAAGCTACAACACCACGAAGCTCGCCATGGAGATGGCCAACGAGCTAAACGTGGAGTTCCTCCAGGTGCAGCACCACTACGCACACATAGCGAGCGTCATGGCCGAGCGGAAGCTGGACGAGATAATAGGCATAGCCGTTGACGGCGTCGGCTACGGAACCGACGGCCACACCTGGGGCGGCGAGGTGGTATACCTGAGCTACGAGGACGTCGAGAGGCTGGCCCACATAGACTACTACCCACTCCCCGGCGGAGATCTGGCCAGCTACTACCCGCTGAGGGCCCTGATGGGCATCCTGAGCAAGGTCTACGGCGTCGAGGAGCTCGAGGGGATAATCGAGAGGTGCTGCCCAAAGGCTATCGAGAGCCTCCGCTACGGGAAGGTGGAGTTCAACGTCGTGCTGACCCAGCTGGCGAAGGAGGTCAACACGAGCTACGCGTCCTCAACCGGCAGGGTTCTCGATGCCCTCTCAGTTCTTCTCAACGTGGCGTACAGAAGACATTACGAGGGCGAGCCGGCCATGAAGCTGGAGAGCTTTGCGATGCGCGGGAAGAACGACCTGAAGTTCGAAGTTCCAGTTGACGGCGAGCTGATAAGGGTGGAGGAGCTCTTCGCCCGGGCACTTGACGTCATGGACACCGCCAGTCCGGCGGACATAGCCTATTCAGCCCACCTTGCTCTCGGCAGGGTTTTCGCAGAAACGGCCATAGAGAGGGCAAGGGAGTTCGGAGTCAAGAACGTTGGAATAAGCGGTGGCGTCGCCTTCAACGAGCTCATAGTCAAGACCGCCAGGAAGATCGTCGAAGCCGCTGGCCTGAAGTTCCACACGACCCACGAGGTTCCGCGCGGCGACAACGGAATAAACGTCGGCCAGGCCTTCCTCGGCGGCCTGTACCTCGAGGGATACATCACGAAGGAGGACCTGATGCTGTGA
- a CDS encoding NifB/NifX family molybdenum-iron cluster-binding protein produces MRIAVPLKDGRGLESEVCEHFGRAKYFAFVEVDDGTIKGAEVVEVPFEEHGPGDIPNFVKEHGGEVVLAYGMGRKAMAYFESLGITVVTGAYGRVKDVVEAFIHQVLEVDPHWKERIEATKHGH; encoded by the coding sequence ATGAGAATCGCGGTTCCCCTGAAGGATGGGAGAGGGCTGGAGAGCGAGGTCTGCGAACACTTCGGCCGGGCGAAATATTTCGCGTTCGTTGAGGTTGATGATGGCACCATCAAGGGCGCTGAAGTCGTCGAGGTTCCCTTCGAAGAGCACGGCCCTGGAGACATTCCAAACTTCGTGAAGGAGCACGGCGGCGAGGTCGTTTTGGCCTACGGCATGGGCAGGAAGGCCATGGCATACTTCGAGAGCCTTGGGATAACCGTCGTTACCGGGGCCTACGGAAGGGTTAAAGACGTCGTTGAGGCCTTCATACACCAGGTTCTTGAAGTTGACCCACACTGGAAAGAGCGGATAGAGGCCACCAAGCACGGCCACTGA
- the hypA gene encoding hydrogenase nickel incorporation protein HypA, translated as MHEWALADGIVRTALDYAQNEGASKLLAVQVVLGELQDVNAEIVEFAMKELLKGTIGEGAEIEFVEEEAVFKCRDCGHEWKLKEVKGNFDERIKEDIHFIPEVVHAFLACPKCGSRDFEVVKGRGVYISGIKIEKEGEA; from the coding sequence ATGCACGAGTGGGCACTCGCCGATGGGATAGTTAGAACAGCCCTGGATTACGCACAAAACGAAGGCGCGTCTAAGCTCCTCGCCGTTCAGGTCGTTCTCGGCGAACTTCAGGACGTCAACGCCGAGATAGTCGAGTTCGCGATGAAGGAGCTCCTCAAGGGGACCATTGGAGAAGGGGCAGAGATAGAGTTCGTGGAGGAGGAGGCCGTTTTTAAATGCAGGGACTGCGGCCATGAGTGGAAGCTTAAAGAGGTCAAAGGAAACTTCGACGAGCGCATAAAGGAGGACATACACTTTATTCCTGAGGTTGTGCACGCCTTCCTCGCCTGTCCGAAGTGCGGCAGCAGGGACTTTGAGGTGGTCAAGGGTAGGGGAGTTTACATAAGCGGCATAAAGATCGAGAAGGAGGGGGAGGCATGA
- a CDS encoding hydrogenase 3 maturation endopeptidase HyCI, whose amino-acid sequence MEFSKLLRRAKRVVVCGIGNEVRGDDAFGVIVAEKLKGLVNNPNVLILNCGEVPESYTGKITKFEPDLVVFVDAVDFGGEHGEVIIADPEGTLGEAVSTHSLPLKILVGYLKTRLNAEFVLIGCQPAVLGLFQEPSEIIIERAKTLAESLAGALGSG is encoded by the coding sequence ATGGAATTCTCCAAACTCCTCAGAAGGGCTAAACGGGTCGTCGTCTGCGGAATAGGGAACGAGGTTAGGGGGGACGATGCCTTCGGCGTCATCGTTGCCGAGAAGCTGAAGGGACTGGTGAACAACCCAAACGTTCTCATCCTCAACTGCGGTGAGGTTCCGGAGAGCTACACGGGAAAGATAACAAAATTCGAGCCGGATCTGGTGGTCTTCGTGGATGCGGTTGACTTCGGCGGGGAGCACGGAGAGGTCATAATCGCCGACCCGGAGGGGACTCTCGGAGAGGCGGTCTCGACCCACAGCCTGCCGCTCAAGATTCTGGTGGGCTACCTGAAGACACGCCTCAACGCGGAGTTCGTCCTCATCGGCTGCCAGCCGGCCGTTCTGGGCCTCTTCCAGGAGCCGAGCGAGATTATAATCGAACGGGCGAAAACACTCGCAGAATCGCTGGCCGGGGCCCTCGGGAGCGGTTGA
- a CDS encoding Mrp/NBP35 family ATP-binding protein translates to MISIDPRVKGIEGRLENVKRIIPVVSGKGGVGKSLVSTTLALVLAEKGYKVGLLDLDFHGASDHVILGFEPKEFPEEEYGVIPPTVHGIKFMSIVYYSEDKPTPMRGMEVSDALIELLTITRWDELDYLIIDMPPGLGDQFLDVMRFLKKGEFIVVATPSKLAINVVRKLIEVLREREYKILGIVENLKLDEEKDIEELAKRFDVPYLTGIPLYRDLEDKIGKPDEFLRTAFAERIREVAERI, encoded by the coding sequence ATGATAAGCATAGACCCGCGCGTCAAGGGCATAGAGGGCAGGCTTGAGAATGTGAAGCGCATAATTCCAGTCGTCAGTGGGAAGGGCGGAGTTGGCAAGTCGCTCGTCTCCACCACGCTGGCCCTTGTCTTGGCAGAGAAGGGTTACAAAGTCGGCCTTCTCGACCTCGACTTCCACGGCGCGAGCGACCACGTTATCCTCGGCTTCGAGCCAAAGGAGTTCCCGGAGGAGGAGTACGGGGTAATCCCTCCGACGGTTCACGGGATAAAGTTCATGAGCATCGTCTACTACTCCGAGGACAAGCCGACGCCCATGAGGGGTATGGAGGTCAGCGACGCCCTCATAGAACTCCTCACAATAACCCGCTGGGACGAGCTGGACTACCTCATCATAGACATGCCGCCCGGCCTTGGAGACCAGTTCCTCGACGTCATGCGCTTCCTCAAGAAGGGTGAATTCATCGTGGTGGCAACACCGTCAAAGCTGGCCATTAACGTCGTCAGAAAGCTCATCGAGGTTCTGAGGGAGAGGGAATACAAAATCCTCGGAATCGTCGAGAATCTTAAGCTGGACGAGGAGAAAGACATAGAGGAGCTGGCAAAGAGGTTTGACGTGCCCTACCTAACCGGCATACCGCTGTACAGGGACCTGGAAGACAAGATAGGGAAGCCCGATGAGTTCCTGAGGACGGCCTTCGCGGAGAGGATACGGGAGGTCGCGGAGAGGATTTAG
- a CDS encoding sulfite exporter TauE/SafE family protein — protein sequence MAFVLSVVFSIGGVGSAIAIVPVMGWLGIPLMSAKPTGLFINTLSMLSATVRNLKAGKLDVRFGLPILLLATLMAPVGAYSGKFVPHRAVLVVFVGFLLYSGTMMLFFRPKARGSGKGTVEGILIGGIAGFLGGLLGVGGGGIISPALILLGHEPKKVAATTALVVFFSSFSGFLTYWGMGTLDWSLLLWVSVPAIAGGWFGTHLMHSKMSSEHVKKVIGAIMYVIAIKTLLVALSF from the coding sequence ATAGCCTTTGTCCTCAGCGTTGTCTTCTCGATAGGGGGAGTAGGCTCGGCGATAGCGATAGTTCCGGTTATGGGCTGGCTTGGAATCCCGTTGATGAGCGCCAAGCCAACCGGTCTCTTCATAAACACCCTCTCGATGCTCTCTGCAACGGTCAGGAACCTCAAGGCTGGAAAACTCGACGTCCGCTTCGGCCTTCCAATACTCCTCCTCGCGACGCTCATGGCTCCCGTCGGGGCCTACTCCGGAAAGTTCGTCCCCCACAGGGCCGTTCTCGTTGTCTTTGTGGGCTTCCTCCTCTACTCGGGAACCATGATGCTCTTCTTCAGGCCAAAGGCGAGGGGAAGCGGTAAAGGTACGGTTGAAGGCATTCTCATCGGCGGAATCGCAGGATTCCTCGGGGGACTGCTGGGCGTCGGGGGCGGCGGGATAATAAGCCCTGCCCTTATCCTCCTCGGTCATGAGCCCAAGAAAGTTGCCGCAACTACAGCCCTCGTCGTCTTCTTCTCATCTTTCAGCGGCTTCCTAACCTACTGGGGTATGGGAACCCTCGACTGGAGCCTTCTCCTCTGGGTCTCGGTTCCTGCCATAGCCGGGGGCTGGTTTGGAACGCATCTGATGCATTCCAAAATGAGCTCAGAACATGTTAAAAAAGTGATAGGGGCGATAATGTACGTCATAGCGATTAAGACGCTGCTCGTCGCGCTCTCCTTCTGA
- the hypD gene encoding hydrogenase formation protein HypD gives MNVTDVLNAFKDRELAQKVVREIREEAKGLDELRFMHVCGTHEDTVTRSGIRSLLPENVKIVSGPGCPVCITPVEDIVKMREIMKEAYAEGDRIILTTFGDMYKIPTPLGSFADLRGEGYDVRVVYSIFDTYKIAKENPERTVVHFSPGFETTTAPAAGMLNAVVEEGLENFKIYSVHRLTPPAVEALVKAGTRFHGLIDPGHVSTIIGVKGWEYITTDYGIPQVIAGFEPVDMLMAILLLIRMVKNGEVKILNEYTRVVKYEGNVTAQRLIEKFFDVTDAKWRALGTIPESGLELRKEWKELEIRTYYDPEVPELPDLEKGCICGAILRGLALPPQCPHFGKTCTPRSPIGPCMVSYEGTCSIFYKYGALF, from the coding sequence ATGAACGTGACCGACGTCCTGAACGCCTTCAAGGACAGGGAGCTGGCTCAGAAGGTCGTGAGGGAGATCCGCGAGGAGGCGAAGGGTCTCGATGAGCTCCGCTTCATGCACGTCTGCGGAACCCACGAAGATACTGTAACCCGCTCCGGGATACGCTCCCTCCTGCCGGAGAACGTCAAGATAGTCAGCGGGCCGGGCTGTCCCGTCTGTATAACCCCCGTTGAGGACATCGTCAAGATGCGCGAGATTATGAAGGAGGCCTACGCGGAGGGAGACAGGATAATCCTGACCACCTTTGGCGACATGTACAAAATCCCCACTCCCCTCGGGAGCTTCGCGGATTTGAGGGGCGAGGGCTACGACGTGAGGGTGGTCTATTCCATATTTGACACCTACAAGATAGCCAAGGAAAATCCGGAAAGAACCGTTGTCCACTTCAGTCCCGGCTTTGAGACGACAACGGCTCCCGCCGCTGGAATGCTGAACGCCGTCGTTGAAGAAGGCCTCGAGAACTTCAAGATATACTCCGTCCACCGCTTGACTCCCCCTGCCGTTGAGGCCCTCGTGAAGGCCGGAACGCGCTTCCACGGGCTCATAGACCCTGGTCACGTCTCAACGATAATAGGCGTCAAAGGCTGGGAGTACATAACGACCGACTACGGCATACCGCAGGTCATAGCGGGCTTCGAGCCCGTGGACATGCTGATGGCTATTCTGCTCCTCATACGGATGGTTAAGAACGGCGAGGTCAAGATACTCAACGAGTACACGAGGGTTGTCAAGTACGAGGGCAACGTAACGGCTCAGAGGCTCATCGAGAAGTTCTTCGACGTCACCGACGCCAAGTGGCGCGCCCTCGGAACCATACCCGAAAGCGGACTTGAGCTTAGGAAGGAGTGGAAGGAGCTGGAGATAAGGACGTACTACGACCCGGAGGTTCCCGAGCTCCCGGACCTCGAAAAGGGCTGCATCTGCGGCGCCATCCTTCGCGGTCTGGCGCTGCCCCCGCAGTGCCCACACTTCGGCAAGACGTGCACGCCGAGGAGTCCAATAGGACCATGCATGGTCTCCTACGAAGGAACCTGCAGCATCTTCTACAAATACGGAGCTTTGTTCTAA
- a CDS encoding HypC/HybG/HupF family hydrogenase formation chaperone, whose protein sequence is MCLAIPGRIIKVDGKTAVVDFGGVKREVRLDLLPEAGVGDYVIVHTGFAIERLDEERALEILEAWAEVERALEG, encoded by the coding sequence ATGTGCTTGGCGATCCCAGGAAGGATTATCAAAGTTGACGGTAAGACCGCAGTTGTTGATTTCGGCGGCGTCAAGAGGGAAGTCCGCCTCGACCTGCTTCCGGAGGCCGGGGTTGGGGACTACGTCATAGTTCACACAGGCTTCGCAATAGAGAGGCTCGACGAGGAGAGGGCGCTGGAGATACTCGAGGCATGGGCAGAGGTAGAGAGGGCGCTGGAGGGATGA